In Oryza brachyantha chromosome 2, ObraRS2, whole genome shotgun sequence, a single window of DNA contains:
- the LOC102715455 gene encoding nicotinamide/nicotinic acid mononucleotide adenylyltransferase, with translation MEELELPLPTEKLAVDPARDGGKRGVAVLVATGSFNPPTYMHLRMFELAKDELQQRGYSVLGGYMSPVNDAYKKKDLLSAIHRIRLCELACESSSFVMVDRWEAMQKGYQRTLTVLLRIRNALCKDGLANGANLKVMLLCGSDFLESFSTPGVWIPDQVRTICKDFGVVCIRREGKNVDKLISSSETLQECRDNIISVDEIVPNQISSSRVRDCVRRCLSIKYLICDEVIQYIEEHKLYKEADSSDTR, from the exons ATGGAGGAGCTGGAGTTGCCGCTCCCCACGGAGAAGCTCGCCGTGGATCCGGCCAG GGATGGAGGAAAGCGAGGTGTGGCAGTGCTAGTGGCCACCGGGAGCTTCAATCCTCCCACCTACATGCACCTGCGCATGTTTG AACTGGCAAAGGATGAGTTGCAGCAGCGAGGGTATTCTGTCTTGGGTGGTTACATGTCGCCAGTGAATGATGCTTACAAGAAAAAG GACCTCTTATCAGCAATCCACCGAATTCGCTTATGTGAACTGGCATGCGAAAGCTCATCTTTTGTGATGGTTGATCGATGGGAg GCAATGCAGAAAGGTTATCAACGCACCTTGACTGTTCTCTTGAGAATTCGGAATGCTTTGTGCAAGGATGGTTTAGCAAATGGAG CTAATCTCAAGGTAATGCTTTTATGTGGTTCTGATTTTCTCGAATCATTCAGCACCCCAGGAGTTTGGATTCCTGATcag GTCAGGACCATATGTAAGGACTTTGGTGTTGTTTGCATAcggagagaaggaaaaaatgtTGATAAACTAATATCCAGCAGCGAGACACTGCAAGAATGCAGG GATAATATCATTTCGGTTGATGAGATTGTTCCAAATCAAATAAGCTCATCTAGAGTAAG AGATTGCGTAAGAAGATGtctatcaataaaatatcttatttgtGATGAAGTTATCCAGTACATTGAAGAACACAAACTCTACAAGGAAGCTGACAGTAGTGATACAAGATGA
- the LOC102718153 gene encoding 28 kDa ribonucleoprotein, chloroplastic: MATPAALRLACPKLPDAASGTMHLQHAPQLFPRPPPARAHHHHHQQRRLLLAVSDHVAKPVVATAGRTRVRAATAMVSQEEAAATAVEEEEEVDEQLQDEDGAVLDEAEEEEEEQQGGFLEAVSGGGAAEAEAAGTTTTTTTKLYFGNLPYNCDSAQLAGIVQDYATPEMVEVLYDRVTGRSRGFAFVTMSTIEDCEQVIKNLDGSLYSGRTMRVNFADKPKPKLPLYPETEHKLFVGNLSWTVTSEMLTEVFQQCGDVVGARVLYDGETGRSRGYGFVCYSTKEEMDEALSTLTGTELEGREIRVNLALGKK; this comes from the exons ATGGCCACCCCCGCCGCGCTGCGCCTCGCCTGCCCCAAGctccccgacgccgcctccgggACCATGCACCTCCAGCACGCGCCCCAGCTGTTCCCCCGCCccccgccggcgcgcgcgcaccaccaccaccaccagcagcggCGCCTCCTGCTCGCCGTCTCCGACCACGTCGCCAAGCCCGTCGTcgcgacggcggggcggaCGCGCGTGCGGGCGGCCACCGCGATGGTATCgcaggaggaggccgcggccACGGctgtcgaggaggaggaggaggtcgacgAACAGCTGCAAGACGAAGATGGAGCTGTGCTGgatgaggcggaggaggaagaagaagagcagcaGGGTGGCTTCCTGGAGGCCGTCtcgggcggtggcgcggcggaggcggaggcagcgggcaccaccaccaccaccaccaccaagctGTACTTCGGGAACCTGCCGTACAACTGCGACAGCGCGCAGCTCGCCGGCATTGTGCAGGACTACGCTACGCCGGAGATGGTGGAG gtgCTGTACGATCGGGTAACAGGGAGGAGCAGAGGCTTCGCGTTCGTGACGATGAGCACGATCGAAGACTGCGAGCAAGTGATCAAGAACCTCGACGGCAGC CTGTACAGTGGCCGCACCATGAGGGTGAACTTCGCCGACAAGCCCAAGCCGAAGCTGCCGCTGTATCCGGAGACTGAGCACAAGCTCTTCGTCGGCAACCTGTCGTGGACGGTCACGTCGGAGATGCTGACGGAGGTGTTCCAGCAGTGCGGCGACGTGGTCGGCGCGCGGGTGCTCTACGACGGCGAGACCGGCCGGTCCCGTGGCTACGGCTTCGTCTGCTACTCCACCAAGGAGGAGATGGACGAAGCTCTTTCCACGCTCACCGGAACG gAACTAGAAGGCAGGGAGATCCGGGTCAACCTCGCCCTTGGAAAGAAATAA
- the LOC102718434 gene encoding alcohol dehydrogenase class-3 — MASSTQGQVITCKAAVAWEPNKPMTIEDVQVAPPQAGEVRVKILFTALCHTDHYTWSGKDPEGLFPCILGHEAAGIVESVGEGVTEVQPGDHVIPCYQAECKECKFCKSGKTNLCGKIRAATGVGIMMNDRKSRFSINGKPIYHFMGTSTFSQYTVVHDVSVAKINPQAPLDKVCLLGCGVSTGLGAVWNTAKVEAGAIVAVFGLGTVGLAVAEGAKSAGASRIIGIDIDSKKFDVAKNFGVTEFVNPKDHDKPIQQVLIDLTDGGVDYSFECIGNVSVMRAALECCHKGWGTSVVVGVAASGQEISTRPFQLVTGRVWKGTAFGGFKSRTQVPWLVEKYLNKEIKVDEYITHSMNLSDINKAFDLLHEGGCLRCVLSMDK, encoded by the exons ATGGCTTCCTCCACCCAGGGCCAGGTCATCACCTGCAAAG CGGCGGTGGCATGGGAGCCCAACAAGCCGATGACGATCGAGGACGTGCaggtggcgccgccgcaggcCGGCGAGGTCCGTGTCAAGATCCTCTTCACCGCCCTCTGCCATACCGACCACTACACATGGAGCGGCAAG GATCCTGAGGGTCTTTTTCCTTGCATTCTTGGTCATGAAGCTGCTGG AATTGTTGAAAGTGTTGGGGAAGGAGTAACTGAGGTGCAGCCTGGGGATCATGTCATTCCTTGCTACCAAGCAGAATGCAAAGAATGCAAGTTCTGCAAGAGTGGAAAGACCAACCTCTGTGGTAAAATTCGTGCTGCCACAGGGGTCGGTATCATGATGAATGATCGCAAGAGCCGTTTCTCAATAAATGGAAAGCCCATTTACCATTTCATGGGGACATCTACATTCAGTCAGTATACTGTTGTGCATGATGTAAGTGTAGCAAAGATAAACCCACAGGCACCGCTGGACAAAGTTTGCCTGCTTGGATGTGGTGTTTCTACTG GCCTCGGAGCTGTATGGAATACTGCAAAGGTTGAAGCAGGTGCCATTGTTGCTGTTTTTGGCCTTGGCACAGTTGGACTTGCA GTTGCTGAGGGGGCGAAATCAGCTGGTGCTTCTCGGATTATTGGCATTGACATTGATAGCAAAAAGTTTGATGTTG CGAAGAACTTTGGGGTTACAGAATTTGTGAACCCAAAAGACCATGACAAGCCAATCCAACAGGTCCTAATTGACCTTACAGATGGTGGCGTGGACTACAGCTTTGAATGCATTGGAAACGTTTCTGTTATGAGGGCTGCATTGGAATGCTGCCACAAG GGCTGGGGAACCTCTGTCGTCGTCGGTGTAGCTGCGTCTGGCCAAGAGATCTCGACACGGCCATTCCAGCTCGTCACTGGCCGTGTCTGGAAGGGAACAGCTTTCGGCGGTTTTAAGAGCCGAACCCAAGTTCCATGGCTTGTTGAGAAGTACCTGAACAAG GAAATCAAGGTGGACGAGTACATCACTCACAGCATGAACCTGTCCGACATCAACAAGGCGTTTGACCTGCTCCACGAAGGTGGCTGCCTGCGCTGCGTGCTGTCAATGGACAAATGA
- the LOC102714891 gene encoding 60S ribosomal protein L23 yields MSKRGRGGSAGNKFRMSLGLPVAATVNCADNTGAKNLYIISVKGIKGRLNRLPSACVGDMVMATVKKGKPDLRKKVMPAVIVRQRKPWRRKDGVYMYFEDNAGVIVNPKGEMKGSAITGPIGKECADLWPRIASAANAIV; encoded by the exons GGCGTGGAGGTAGTGCTGGTAACAAGTTCCGGATGTCACTGGGTCTTCCAGTGGCAGCCACTGTGAACTGCGCCGACAACACTGGAGCAAAGAACCTTTACATCATTTCTGTGAAGGGAATCAAGGGACGCCTTAACAGGCTTCCTTCTGCATGTGTCGGGGACATGGTTATGGCTACTGTGAAGAAAGGGAAGCCTGACCTGAGGAAGAAGGTCATGCCAGCTGTCATTGTGAGGCAGCGCAAGCCGTGGCGCCGAAAGGATGGTGTCTACATGTACTTCGAAG ACAATGCTGGAGTCATTGTGAACCCCAAGGGAGAGATGAAAG GTTCTGCCATCACTGGACCAATAGGAAAGGAGTGCGCTGATCTGTGGCCCAGGATTGCAAGTGCAGCAAATGCGATCGTCTAA
- the LOC102717596 gene encoding 60S ribosomal protein L37-3-like has product MGKGTGSFGKRRNKTHTLCVRCGRRSFHLQKSTCSSCGYPAARIRKYNWSMKAIRRKTTGTGRMRYLRHLPRRFKSNFREGTEAAPRKKGAAASN; this is encoded by the exons ATG GGTAAGGGTACGGGGAGCTTCGGCAAGCGCCGGAACAAGACGCACACGCTCTGCGTGCGCTGCGGCCGCCGCAGCTTCCACCTGCAGAAGAGCACCTGCTCCTCCTGCGGCTACCCGGCTGCCCGCATCCGCAAGT ACAACTGGAGCATGAAGGCCATCAGGAGGAAGACCACCGGAACTGGGAGGATGAGATACCTTCGCCACCTCCCCAGGAGGTTCAAGAGCAACTTCAGAGAGG GGACTGAGGCTGCACCGAGGAAGAAGGGAGCTGCTGCCAGCAACTAG
- the LOC102715179 gene encoding glutathionyl-hydroquinone reductase PcpF, with the protein MPPMWSPPSPPPSPLQLRRPPPSPSPFPYRPRRPLRNRLSPVAASQDPLTALTRLLWGRALPPSQLVLAVRHGWTSAWGLLMRQLAPSDPATGAFTRTPSRFPTVVGTPSPRLHLYVGLPCPWAHRALLVRALLGLEHRLPLSVAFPGDDGAWSFTPDSPDALYGKRKLREVYAARRGGFEGRASVPMLWDAERREVVCNESIEIAKFLCGLADADAAGGLDLWPPELRQDIDRWYSFIYPSVNNGVYRCGFAQSQEAYDAAAGELFEALDRLEDHLSGSRYLCGDRLTLADVCLFTTLIRFDLVYSSLFRCTRRKLVEYPSLHAYTRDIYQMPKVAATCDMAAIMDGYFGALFPLNPGGIQPLVPASCDREALLEPHGREALSSAAAGSGSKQLEATSASN; encoded by the exons ATGCCGCCGATGTGGTCTCCGCCATCGCCTCCCCCGTCTCCCCTCCAGCTGCGGCGGCCGCCACCTTCCCCATCTCCGTTCCCCTACCGTCCCCGTCGTCCTCTCCGTAACCGGCTCagccccgtcgccgcctcgcagGACCCGCTCACCGCCCTCACTCGCCTCCTCTGGGGCCGCGCGCTGCCTCCTTCccagctcgtcctcgccgtccgcCATGGCTGGACCTCCGCGTGGGGCCTCCTCATGCGGCAGCTCGCCCCCTCCGACCCGGCCACCGGCGCCTTCACCCGCACGCCGTCCCGCTTCCCCACCGTCGTGGGGACCCCTAGCCCGCGCCTCCACCTCTACGTCGGCCTCCCCTGCCCCTGGGCTCACCGCGCCCTCCTCGTCCGCGCGCTGCTCGGCCTCGAGCACCGCCTCCCGCTCTCCGTCGCCTTCCCGGGGGACGACGGCGCATGGTCCTTCACCCCGGACAGCCCCGACGCGCTCTACGGCAAGCGCAAGCTCCGCGAGGTGTacgccgcgcgccgcggcgggttCGAGGGGAGGGCGTCGGTGCCCATGCTGTGGGACGCGGAGCGGCGCGAGGTGGTGTGCAACGAGAGCATCGAGATCGCCAAGTTCCTCTgcggcctcgccgacgccgacgccgccggtggcCTCGACCTCTGGCCGCCGGAGCTCCGCCAAGACATCGACCGCTGGTACTCCTTCATCTACCCCAGCGTCAACAATGGCGTCTACAG GTGTGGGTTCGCGCAGAGCCAGGAGGCgtacgacgccgccgccggcgagctgttCGAGGCGCTGGACCGGCTGGAGGATCACCTGTCGGGGTCTCGCTACCTCTGCGGCGACAGGCTGACGCTCGCCGACGTGTGCCTGTTCACGACGCTGATACGGTTCGACCTCGTCTACAGCTCGCTGTTCCGGTGCACGCGGCGGAAGCTGGTGGAGTACCCGAGCCTCCACGCCTACACGCGCGACATCTACCAGATGCCCAAGGTGGCCGCCACCTGCGACATGGCCGCCATCATGGACGGCTACTTCGGCGCCCTCTTCCCCCTCAACCCCGGCGGCATCCAGCCCCTCGTGCCGGCGAGCTGCGACCGGGAGGCGCTCCTGGAGCCACATGGCCGGGAGGCGCtgtcttctgctgctgctggtagtGGCAGTAAGCAGCTCGAAGCAACGAGTGCTTCCAACTAG
- the LOC102717875 gene encoding uncharacterized protein LOC102717875 — protein sequence MSAGGGHRDDGLASPSPPPPSAPHLLEVTVISAQDLHRRFGRRVRAYAVAWADGAHKLRTGVDLAGGADPTWNDRFLFRVDGAFLRSDTAAVTVEVRAARRFGGDAVLGLTRLVVSTFVGPSGSAAAASAARGTTGRQVAALQLRRPRSLRPQGIVNVAVALLDTTDAHTAPLSPDSPDAFSVKDLLVKRPGSLARIAEVSESEEADEPPAALVEHSGPMDARGSAVEQRKLELTLEKWKADLSPDQKANHRRRSGSRRRRRRSSCFGGGAERER from the coding sequence AtgtcggcgggcggcgggcaccgcgacgacggcctcgcgtcgccgtcgccgccgcccccctccGCACCCCACCTGCTCGAGGTCACCGTCATCTCCGCGCAGGACCTGCACCGCCGCTTCGGCCGCCGCGTGCGCGCCTACGCCGTGGCCTGGGCCGACGGCGCGCACAAGCTGCGCACCGgcgtcgacctcgccggcggagCCGACCCGACGTGGAACGACAGGTTCCTGTTCCGCGTCGACGGCGCCTTCCTCCGGTCCGACAcggccgccgtcaccgtcgagGTGCGCGCCGCGCGGAGGTTCGGCGGCGACGCTGTCCTCGGCCTGACGCGGCTCGTGGTGAGCACGTTCGTCGGACCGTCGGGGTCAGCGGCAGCTGCGTCCGCCGCGCGAGGGACAACCGGCAGACAGGTGGCGGCGCTGCAACTCCGGCGCCCGCGTTCGCTCCGGCCTCAGGGCATCGTGAacgtggcggtggcgctgctCGACACCACCGACGCGCACACCGCGCCGCTCTCTCCCGACTCCCCGGACGCGTTCTCCGTGAAGGACCTCCTGGTGAAGAGGCCCGGGTCGCTAGCCAGGATCGCCGAGGTGAGCGAATCGGAGGAGGCCGAcgagccgccggcggcgctcgtCGAACACTCCGGGCCGATGGACGCGAGGGGCTCCGCCGTGGAGCAGAGGAAGCTGGAGCTGACGCTGGAGAAGTGGAAGGCTGACCTGTCGCCGGACCAGAAGGcgaaccaccgccgccgcagcgggtcgcggaggcggcggcggcggagctcctgcttcggcggcggcgctgagcGGGAGAGGTGA
- the LOC102715735 gene encoding uncharacterized protein LOC102715735: protein MATAVLRRPLLAALLPAAAAASSSRPSRFRLRRCRYPPTVLAVSSDSPKPVTSSSTGGDNPDEEPILPLLQELADCLVLPPKFLSQLPRDLRLDLNDAAFDLSNGPVLDECGQEVGDLLLNLAKAWEMADTSTSNSLVKQIPSMEPYLTGSAKSAFGKRLVSAGRRFQAMGQYGKGELKKIAETMSKTGKLLSKRPVVQSEVEAMKVKRKLKFLELEFELTAEKANIGAAVGLVFGLLSWQLARGVQNIPDGTMQYANDNAMQMAKSLKVSLLVLGYTSAALSVFAALGLLLLAQQINSDDKPE from the exons ATGGCCAcggccgtcctccgccgcccactCCTCGCTGCACTTCtccccgcggccgccgccgcctcctcctcccgtccCTCCCGCTTCCGTCTCCGGCGATGTAGATATCCACCTACTGTACTCGCCGTCTCCTCCGACTCGCCAAAGCCGGTCACCTCCTcttccaccggcggcgacaacccCGACGAGGAGCCTATCCTTCCCCTCCTGCAAGAGCTCGCT GATTGCTTGGTTCTCCCGCCCAAATTCCTGTCCCAGCTTCCCCGCGACCTTCGCCTCGAC CTCAATGATGCCGCATTTGATCTCTCCAATGGGCCTGTTCTTGATGAG TGTGGCCAAGAAGTAGGTGATCTGCTGCTGAACCTTGCAAAGGCCTGGGAGATGGCTGACACATCGACATCAAATAGCCTTGTGAAGCAAATTCCTTCAATGGAACCCTACTTGACCGGCAGCGCCAAATCAG CATTTGGCAAGCGGCTGGTATCAGCTGGAAGGAGGTTTCAGGCCATGGGACAGTACGGCAAGGGAGAGCTCAAGAAG ATTGCTGAAACAATGAGCAAAACTGGTAAGCTGCTGTCAAAACGTCCGGTAGTTCAATCTGAAGTAGAGGCTATGAAAGTAAAAAGGAAACTGAAG TTTTTAGAACTTGAGTTTGAGTTGACAGCAGAAAAGGCAAATATTGGAGCTGCAGTTGGACTTGTTTTCGG GCTTCTCTCATGGCAACTAGCCCGTGGTGTACAAAACATTCCAGACGGCACGATGCAGTATGCAAACGACAACGCGATGCAGATGGCCAAG TCACTCAAGGTCTCTCTGCTTGTTCTTGGCTACACGTCGGCTGCCCTCTCCGTGTTCGCGGCATTGGGGCTGCTGTTACTAGCCCAGCAGATCAACTCTGACGACAAACCGGAGTAG